A region of Desulfolithobacter dissulfuricans DNA encodes the following proteins:
- the lysS gene encoding lysine--tRNA ligase codes for MDKQQSNLLKQRRDKAAQLAESGLKLYSNHFKNPQPIADILPRGEQLAAESHEESGTTYRVAGRIMSLRKFGRAAFFHIQDESGRIQIYARRDLLGDEEFKLFKKWDVGDIVGVEGKLFKTKTGELSIEAKKLHMLTKSLRPLPEKFHGLTDVETRYRQRYVDLIVNPEVRETFRKRVEIIRLIREFLSNRGFMEVETPMMQPVPGGATAKPFKTHHNALGIDLYLRIAPELYLKRLLVGGFEKVFEINRNFRNEGLSTRHNPEFTMLEFYQAYATYHDLMDLTEEMVSWLAAEVTGSMQITYQGMEVDLTPPWKRYTMDEALVEVGGLDPEILKDDDAIMRMAREKGIELQPEAGPGKAKTELFELLVEEKLINPTFVTSYPTEVSPLARRNEEDPSVTDRFELFVTGREIANAFSELNDPVDQYNRFKKQIDERGEDEEIHPVLDNDYVRALEYGMPPAAGEGIGIDRLVMLLTDSPSIRDVILFPHLKPEAGE; via the coding sequence ATGGATAAGCAACAAAGCAACCTGCTCAAGCAGCGTCGCGACAAGGCCGCCCAGCTGGCCGAAAGCGGCCTGAAACTCTACTCCAACCATTTCAAAAATCCGCAGCCCATCGCCGATATCCTGCCCAGGGGCGAACAGCTGGCCGCCGAGTCCCACGAGGAGTCGGGCACCACCTACCGGGTGGCCGGCCGGATCATGTCGCTGCGCAAGTTCGGCAGGGCGGCCTTTTTCCATATCCAGGACGAGAGCGGCCGGATCCAGATCTATGCCCGCCGTGACCTGCTTGGCGACGAAGAATTCAAACTGTTCAAAAAATGGGATGTGGGCGATATCGTCGGGGTGGAGGGAAAGCTCTTCAAGACCAAAACCGGCGAGCTCTCCATTGAGGCCAAAAAGCTGCACATGCTCACCAAGTCCCTGCGGCCGCTGCCGGAAAAATTCCACGGCCTCACCGACGTGGAAACCCGCTACCGCCAGCGCTACGTGGACCTCATCGTCAACCCCGAAGTGCGGGAGACCTTCCGGAAACGGGTGGAAATCATCCGCCTGATCCGCGAATTTCTGAGCAACCGTGGTTTCATGGAGGTGGAGACCCCGATGATGCAGCCGGTGCCCGGCGGAGCCACGGCCAAGCCCTTCAAGACCCACCACAACGCGCTTGGCATTGACCTCTACCTGCGGATCGCGCCCGAGCTCTACCTGAAGCGGCTCCTGGTGGGCGGCTTTGAAAAGGTGTTTGAGATCAACCGCAACTTCCGCAACGAAGGGCTCTCCACCCGGCATAATCCTGAATTCACCATGCTGGAATTCTACCAGGCCTATGCCACCTACCATGACCTCATGGACCTCACCGAGGAGATGGTTTCCTGGCTGGCCGCCGAAGTGACCGGCTCCATGCAGATCACCTACCAGGGCATGGAGGTGGACCTGACCCCGCCGTGGAAGCGCTACACCATGGACGAGGCCCTGGTTGAGGTTGGTGGCCTGGACCCGGAAATCCTCAAGGACGACGACGCCATCATGCGGATGGCCAGAGAAAAAGGGATCGAGCTGCAGCCCGAGGCCGGTCCCGGCAAGGCCAAGACCGAGCTGTTCGAACTGCTGGTGGAGGAGAAACTGATCAACCCCACCTTTGTCACCTCCTATCCCACCGAGGTGTCACCACTGGCCCGCCGTAACGAGGAAGATCCCAGCGTCACAGACCGGTTCGAGCTCTTTGTCACCGGCCGGGAAATCGCCAACGCCTTCAGCGAGCTCAACGACCCCGTCGACCAGTACAACCGGTTCAAGAAACAGATCGACGAACGGGGCGAGGACGAGGAGATCCATCCGGTCCTGGACAACGACTATGTCCGGGCTCTGGAATACGGCATGCCGCCGGCGGCCGGTGAAGGGATCGGCATCGACCGACTGGTCATGCTGCTCACCGATTCACCCTCCATCCGCGACGTGATCCTGTTCCCGCACCTGAAACCGGAAGCCGGAGAATAA
- a CDS encoding class I SAM-dependent RNA methyltransferase produces the protein MHHRIVIEKIISGGRGLGRLPDGMVVMVDHVLPGERIEVRITREHKGYCEGRPERIVSPAPGRVTPSCPLHGLCGGCDLQHAAYPLQLEIKKQIVHDCLERILGRGSGELVADPIASPKETGYRSRIRLQLDQEGAPGFFQPRSHRLVPAKQCLLVSPDMNRVLADLHHGDLARISAVCREIELLKSPQDGKLFCILSLHGNGDISPAAIRDTISALIPGQVFVRRKKKLQPITPDTDPAVLQQRLTLDSGGSCTLSWSPECFSQINPEQNQQLVKAVCRVAGEVRGCSLLDLYCGIGNFSIPLGLLGARVTGIERSRPSIVWAKKNRTAAGLDQARFLAVDATRGLRDLARNKERFNCILLDPPRQGMGRDISLLPGLGPEKIIYVSCDPATLARDLRILTRDGRFRLTRVLPVDMFPQTHHIESVAVLEKN, from the coding sequence ATGCACCACCGAATAGTTATCGAAAAAATAATCAGCGGCGGCCGGGGTCTCGGCCGATTGCCGGACGGCATGGTGGTCATGGTGGATCATGTCCTGCCCGGCGAGAGGATCGAAGTCCGGATCACCAGGGAGCACAAGGGGTACTGCGAAGGCCGACCGGAGCGGATCGTCTCGCCCGCTCCCGGCCGGGTCACCCCTTCCTGCCCGCTGCATGGACTCTGCGGCGGCTGTGACCTGCAGCACGCCGCCTACCCGCTCCAGCTCGAAATAAAAAAACAGATCGTCCATGACTGTCTGGAACGTATTCTCGGCCGGGGCAGCGGTGAGCTGGTCGCAGATCCCATCGCCTCGCCCAAAGAGACCGGCTACCGCAGCAGGATCCGGCTCCAGCTCGACCAGGAAGGCGCGCCCGGCTTTTTCCAGCCGCGCAGCCACCGCCTGGTCCCGGCAAAACAGTGCCTGCTGGTCTCCCCGGACATGAACCGGGTACTTGCCGACCTCCACCATGGAGATCTGGCTCGCATCTCCGCTGTCTGCCGGGAAATCGAACTGCTTAAGTCACCGCAGGATGGCAAACTTTTCTGTATTCTCTCCCTGCACGGGAACGGTGACATCTCCCCGGCCGCCATCCGGGATACCATCTCGGCGCTGATCCCGGGGCAGGTATTTGTGCGCCGGAAGAAAAAGCTCCAGCCCATCACCCCGGACACGGACCCGGCCGTTTTACAACAGCGTCTGACCCTGGACAGCGGTGGATCCTGCACCCTTTCCTGGTCACCGGAATGTTTTTCCCAGATCAACCCGGAACAGAACCAGCAGCTGGTCAAGGCGGTCTGCCGAGTGGCCGGTGAGGTCCGGGGGTGCTCGCTTCTCGATCTTTACTGCGGTATCGGCAATTTTTCCATCCCCCTGGGACTGCTGGGGGCGCGGGTCACCGGTATCGAACGCAGCCGCCCAAGCATTGTCTGGGCGAAAAAAAACCGGACCGCAGCCGGCCTTGACCAGGCCCGCTTCCTGGCCGTGGACGCCACCCGTGGCCTGCGCGATCTGGCCAGGAACAAGGAGCGCTTCAACTGCATTCTGCTCGATCCCCCCAGGCAGGGGATGGGCCGGGATATCAGTCTGTTGCCCGGGCTTGGGCCGGAGAAAATCATCTACGTCTCCTGTGACCCCGCCACCCTGGCCCGGGACCTGCGAATCCTGACCCGGGATGGCCGCTTCAGGCTGACCCGGGTCCTGCCGGTGGATATGTTTCCCCAGACCCATCACATCGAGTCCGTGGCGGTCCTGGAAAAAAATTGA
- a CDS encoding sigma-54-dependent transcriptional regulator — MDGKKEKVRILVVDDEQVHRYMLTSLLGEWGWETEQADDGATAVAAVEEGPFDAILMDVRMTTMDGMEALQRIHAINPAIPVVIMTAYSSVDSAVEAIKMGAHDYLTKPLDFDRLRQTLEAAMQHRKPASHPGVSGEAPFDDDSEIIGRSAPMRELWDMILQVAPTEANVLITGESGTGKELVASALHYRSGRARGPFVKVNCAALAENLLESELFGHERGAFTGADRRREGRFVQAQGGTLFLDEIGETTPAMQAKLLRVLQEHELQRVGGQETITVDVRIIAATNRDLEEEVRRGRFREDLYYRLNVVVLDVPPLRERSGDIPLLAKYFLDRFSRKNNRHVVGITPECMDVLNRYPWPGNVRELENSIERGVILMRGEYLDVQGLPLSIQRWAGQNEPEDHPGRPATLKDAERLLIAETLKETGGNRSEAARRLQITRKTLLNKIKSYNIEI, encoded by the coding sequence ATGGACGGGAAAAAGGAAAAAGTCAGAATACTTGTGGTTGACGACGAGCAGGTGCATCGGTATATGCTGACCTCTCTCCTCGGTGAATGGGGCTGGGAGACGGAGCAGGCCGATGACGGGGCCACTGCTGTGGCCGCAGTGGAGGAAGGTCCTTTTGACGCCATCCTCATGGACGTGCGGATGACCACCATGGACGGCATGGAGGCCCTGCAGCGGATACATGCCATCAACCCGGCCATTCCCGTGGTGATCATGACGGCTTATTCCTCGGTGGATTCGGCGGTGGAAGCCATCAAGATGGGGGCCCATGACTACCTGACCAAGCCACTGGATTTCGACCGGCTGCGTCAGACCCTGGAAGCGGCCATGCAGCACCGCAAACCCGCTTCCCATCCGGGTGTTTCCGGCGAGGCACCCTTTGATGATGATTCGGAAATCATCGGCCGGTCGGCTCCCATGAGGGAGCTGTGGGACATGATTCTCCAGGTGGCGCCCACCGAGGCCAATGTCCTGATTACCGGCGAGTCCGGCACCGGCAAGGAGCTGGTTGCCTCGGCCCTGCATTATCGATCCGGCCGGGCCAGGGGTCCCTTTGTCAAGGTCAACTGCGCGGCCCTGGCGGAAAACCTGCTGGAGTCGGAACTCTTTGGCCATGAGCGCGGCGCCTTCACCGGCGCGGACCGGCGTCGGGAGGGACGGTTTGTCCAGGCCCAGGGGGGCACCCTCTTCCTCGATGAGATCGGCGAGACCACCCCGGCCATGCAGGCCAAGCTTCTCCGGGTGCTGCAGGAGCACGAACTGCAGCGGGTGGGCGGTCAGGAAACCATCACCGTGGATGTACGGATCATCGCCGCCACCAATCGGGACCTTGAAGAGGAGGTGCGCCGGGGGCGTTTCCGCGAAGACCTCTATTACCGGCTCAACGTGGTGGTGCTCGACGTGCCGCCCCTGCGCGAACGTTCCGGGGATATTCCACTGCTGGCAAAATATTTTCTCGACAGGTTCTCCCGCAAGAACAACCGCCATGTGGTGGGCATCACCCCGGAGTGCATGGACGTGCTCAACCGGTATCCCTGGCCCGGTAACGTGCGGGAACTGGAGAATTCCATCGAGCGGGGAGTGATCCTCATGCGCGGTGAATATCTTGATGTCCAGGGGCTGCCTCTTTCCATCCAGCGCTGGGCCGGTCAGAATGAACCGGAAGACCACCCCGGCCGGCCGGCAACCCTCAAGGATGCCGAGCGTCTCCTGATAGCGGAGACCCTGAAAGAAACCGGCGGCAATCGCAGCGAAGCCGCGCGTCGATTGCAGATCACCAGAAAAACGCTTTTAAACAAGATTAAAAGCTACAACATCGAAATCTGA
- a CDS encoding diguanylate cyclase domain-containing protein encodes MSKVTAQQRQQQVLFAVMSVYRFLIAERDLPSLLQGICDRLVGQGLNLSAWMVLLDDDHGGIITAETGLGEVFTPVMDNLRQGVLPACGLRALDQQGGAARFCPGTACENCSLPRCRGVGQAITVPIRCRQNLFGFLVIQTPEGGQVTDEELGLVADLAESIGQALHNLLRMEESRVREKELQRIEERFELALHASDAGLWDWNIKTGEMFTSPCRKGFLDYRENGGAPGSAAWEGLIHPDDKARVLQVLNDHLAGKTEEYRIEYRIKKENGAWRWFLDCGRVVERDEQGMPVRMTGTHQDITLQKEQAEILVRVQRQLHDAVERERTFLQTVIDGAADSVMVIDMDYTVLLINATAARIMKIDSSEARGRKCHKLFHGSDVPCTDKRYPCPIQAVQESGNRVTLIHNPLHGNNINNTFEIEVTPLRDGTGRIRGIIEVARDITDRLRIEKELRESQSKLYQLAHHDILTGLPNRLLFRDRMKQAVAKAQRHKSRVAILFLDLDKFKDINDTLGHDVGDQLLVEVARRLQRQCRKSDTVARFGGDEFVFILDEIKDRNGAAVVAEKILKAMSEPVRVGCHTLHITTSIGIALYPDHSEDMDQVMKYADMALYQAKAEGRNNYRFYDPAMRAPSCSERQDAD; translated from the coding sequence ATGTCAAAAGTTACCGCGCAACAACGCCAGCAGCAGGTCCTCTTCGCGGTCATGTCCGTGTACCGTTTCCTGATCGCAGAGAGGGACCTTCCCTCTCTCCTCCAGGGGATCTGTGACCGGCTGGTGGGGCAGGGGCTCAACCTGTCGGCCTGGATGGTGCTTCTCGACGATGACCATGGTGGAATCATTACCGCCGAGACCGGTCTTGGCGAGGTGTTTACACCGGTCATGGATAACCTGCGCCAGGGTGTTCTGCCGGCCTGCGGGCTTCGGGCCCTGGATCAGCAGGGCGGGGCGGCCAGGTTCTGCCCCGGCACTGCCTGTGAAAACTGCTCCCTGCCCCGCTGCCGGGGCGTGGGCCAGGCTATTACCGTGCCCATCCGCTGCCGCCAGAACCTGTTCGGGTTCCTGGTGATCCAGACCCCGGAAGGGGGCCAGGTGACCGACGAGGAACTCGGCCTTGTCGCGGACCTGGCCGAGAGTATCGGCCAGGCCCTGCATAACCTGCTTCGCATGGAGGAATCACGGGTCCGGGAAAAGGAACTGCAGCGCATCGAGGAACGCTTTGAGCTCGCCCTGCACGCCTCGGACGCCGGGTTGTGGGACTGGAATATAAAAACCGGAGAGATGTTTACCAGCCCCTGCCGCAAGGGCTTTCTTGATTACCGGGAAAACGGTGGCGCGCCGGGTTCGGCGGCCTGGGAAGGGCTGATCCATCCCGATGACAAGGCCCGGGTCCTTCAGGTCCTGAACGATCATCTGGCCGGCAAGACCGAGGAGTACCGGATCGAGTACCGAATCAAGAAGGAGAACGGAGCGTGGCGCTGGTTCCTGGACTGCGGCCGGGTGGTGGAAAGGGACGAGCAGGGAATGCCGGTGCGGATGACCGGCACCCATCAGGATATCACCCTGCAGAAGGAGCAGGCCGAGATCCTGGTCCGGGTCCAGCGGCAGCTCCACGACGCGGTGGAGCGGGAGCGGACCTTTCTCCAGACTGTTATCGACGGGGCCGCGGATTCGGTGATGGTTATTGACATGGACTATACCGTGCTGTTGATAAACGCCACCGCCGCCCGGATCATGAAGATAGACTCCAGCGAGGCCCGGGGCAGAAAATGCCATAAGCTGTTCCATGGCAGCGATGTTCCGTGCACTGACAAGCGCTATCCCTGTCCCATCCAGGCGGTGCAGGAATCCGGCAATCGGGTGACCCTGATCCATAACCCGCTCCATGGCAACAACATCAACAACACCTTTGAGATCGAGGTCACCCCGCTGAGGGATGGTACCGGCAGGATCCGCGGGATCATCGAGGTCGCCCGCGATATCACCGACCGGCTGCGGATAGAAAAGGAACTGCGGGAGAGCCAGTCCAAGCTCTACCAGCTGGCCCACCACGATATCCTCACCGGGCTGCCCAACCGGCTGCTGTTCCGGGACCGGATGAAACAGGCGGTGGCCAAGGCCCAGCGCCATAAGAGCCGGGTGGCCATCCTGTTTCTGGATCTGGATAAATTCAAAGATATCAATGATACCCTCGGTCATGATGTGGGGGATCAGCTGCTGGTGGAGGTGGCCAGGCGCCTGCAGCGTCAGTGCCGCAAGAGCGATACCGTGGCCCGGTTCGGCGGTGATGAGTTCGTGTTCATCCTCGATGAGATCAAGGATCGCAACGGGGCCGCGGTGGTGGCCGAAAAGATCCTCAAGGCCATGAGTGAGCCGGTGCGGGTGGGCTGTCACACCCTGCATATCACAACCAGTATCGGTATCGCTCTCTATCCTGACCATTCCGAGGATATGGATCAGGTCATGAAGTACGCCGACATGGCGCTGTACCAGGCCAAAGCAGAAGGACGGAACAACTACCGGTTCTATGATCCGGCCATGAGGGCGCCAAGCTGTTCGGAGCGCCAGGATGCTGACTGA
- a CDS encoding pyridoxal phosphate-dependent aminotransferase → MRTDILHIGAGELTYEIRNIVNVGNKLQALGVHVNWENIGDPVAKGEEIPAWMKEIVAAAVQEDASYGYCPTKGILATREYIAAETNAKGGAQIGPEDIIFFNGLGDAISKVFGFLKRTARVIVPTPSYTTHSSAEAAHAGDRPVTYILDPNHLWYPDLEDIENHVKYNPAVAGILVINPDNPTGAVYPADVLRAIVDICETNDLFIICDEVYQNMTYNGTEAVPLCTVIGDRVPAICMRGISKEMPWPGGRCGWIEVYNGHRDPMFEKYINSILNAKMVEVCSTTLPQMVLPRIKQHPLYQEYLDERIRRYEKYSNIAYDILKGLKGVLVNRTNGAFYMSVVFEDGRLNHEQTLPIENDEVRATVERMVSGPDVSPDKRFVYYLLGSTGVCVVPLSSFATDLQGFRVTLLERDEQEFIKVFNTIADGIKRYLASA, encoded by the coding sequence ATGCGTACGGATATCCTCCATATCGGCGCAGGTGAACTGACCTACGAAATCCGCAATATTGTCAATGTCGGGAATAAGCTTCAGGCGCTTGGCGTCCATGTCAACTGGGAGAATATCGGTGACCCGGTGGCCAAGGGTGAGGAGATTCCCGCGTGGATGAAAGAGATCGTGGCGGCGGCGGTGCAGGAGGATGCCAGCTACGGCTACTGTCCCACCAAGGGTATTCTGGCCACCAGGGAGTATATCGCCGCTGAAACCAATGCCAAGGGCGGGGCCCAGATAGGCCCGGAGGACATTATCTTCTTCAATGGGCTGGGCGATGCCATCTCCAAGGTTTTTGGTTTTCTCAAGCGCACGGCCCGGGTGATCGTGCCCACGCCCAGCTATACCACCCATTCCTCGGCTGAGGCTGCCCATGCCGGTGATCGGCCGGTGACCTATATCCTTGATCCCAATCACCTCTGGTATCCGGACCTGGAGGATATCGAGAATCATGTCAAGTACAACCCGGCGGTGGCAGGCATCCTGGTGATCAATCCCGACAATCCTACCGGGGCGGTGTATCCGGCCGATGTCCTGCGGGCCATTGTCGACATCTGCGAGACCAACGATCTCTTTATCATCTGTGATGAAGTGTATCAGAACATGACCTACAACGGTACCGAGGCCGTTCCCCTGTGCACGGTGATCGGCGACCGGGTTCCGGCTATCTGCATGCGCGGGATCTCCAAGGAAATGCCTTGGCCCGGCGGCCGGTGCGGCTGGATTGAAGTGTACAACGGGCACCGGGATCCCATGTTCGAGAAGTACATCAACTCCATCCTCAATGCCAAGATGGTGGAGGTCTGTTCCACCACCCTGCCGCAGATGGTTCTGCCGCGGATCAAGCAGCATCCGCTCTACCAGGAGTACCTGGATGAACGGATCCGCCGCTACGAAAAGTACTCCAACATCGCCTATGACATCCTGAAAGGTCTCAAGGGCGTACTGGTCAACCGTACCAATGGTGCCTTTTACATGAGCGTGGTCTTCGAAGACGGGCGGCTCAACCATGAGCAGACCCTGCCCATTGAAAACGACGAGGTTCGCGCCACAGTGGAGCGGATGGTCAGCGGGCCGGATGTGTCGCCGGACAAGCGTTTCGTCTATTATCTGCTGGGTTCCACCGGCGTATGCGTTGTGCCGCTGTCTTCGTTTGCCACCGACCTGCAGGGGTTTCGGGTCACCCTGCTGGAACGCGATGAGCAGGAGTTCATCAAGGTGTTTAACACCATTGCCGACGGTATCAAACGTTACCTGGCTTCCGCTTGA
- the grpE gene encoding nucleotide exchange factor GrpE, translating into MTEHNKKYPNQENQQEDREMPEDHSTGEDAADRTEEATVSEAEALRQELEETKDRMLRIAADADNFKKRMEREKENLVKYAGENILRELLSTVDNLERALEQAATETVDAEKKLEALIEGLELTHKGLVSTLEKFDVQPIESVGKEFNPNEHEALTMEQSDEVPQGHVAREFVKGYRFKDRLLRDAKVAVSSGPATNEEN; encoded by the coding sequence GTGACTGAGCATAATAAGAAATACCCGAATCAGGAAAACCAGCAGGAAGACAGGGAAATGCCCGAAGATCACTCCACTGGTGAGGATGCCGCAGACCGGACCGAGGAGGCGACGGTCTCCGAAGCCGAGGCCCTGCGGCAGGAACTGGAAGAAACCAAGGACCGCATGCTCCGTATAGCTGCCGACGCCGATAACTTCAAGAAACGGATGGAGCGGGAAAAGGAAAACCTGGTCAAGTACGCCGGAGAAAACATCCTCCGTGAGCTGCTCAGTACCGTGGACAACCTGGAGCGGGCCCTGGAGCAGGCTGCCACCGAGACCGTGGATGCCGAGAAGAAACTCGAGGCCCTGATCGAGGGTCTGGAGTTGACCCACAAGGGCCTGGTATCCACCCTGGAGAAGTTTGATGTCCAGCCCATCGAGTCGGTGGGCAAGGAGTTTAATCCCAACGAGCACGAGGCCCTGACCATGGAGCAGAGTGATGAGGTGCCCCAGGGCCATGTGGCCCGTGAGTTCGTCAAGGGATATCGTTTCAAGGACCGGCTGCTGAGAGATGCCAAGGTGGCTGTATCCAGTGGCCCTGCCACGAACGAGGAAAATTAA
- the dnaK gene encoding molecular chaperone DnaK, with translation MGKIIGIDLGTTNSCVAVMEGGEPKVIENSEGNRTTPSVVAFTDSGERLVGQVAKRQAVTNPARTLFAIKRLIGRKYSDPEVQKSIEISPFKIVEAANGDAAVEVDGKVFSPAEISAMILGKLKKDAEEYFGEPVTEAVITVPAYFNDSQRQATKDAGKIAGLDVKRIINEPTAASLAYGLDKKGEEKIAVFDLGGGTFDVSILEIGDGVFEVKSTNGDTFLGGEDFDMRIVNWLADEFKRDQGVDLRNDNMALQRLKEEAEKAKKELSTAMETDINLPFITADATGPKHLNMKLTRAKLESLVEDLIDRTEGPCRTALQDAGLSASDIDEVILVGGMTRMPKVQEKVKEIFGKEPHKGVNPDEVVAIGAAIQAGVLKGDVKDVLLLDVTPLSLGIETMGGVMTKLIEKNTTVPTKKSQIFSTAADNQPAVSIHVLQGEREMAADNKTIGRFELTDIPPAPRGVPQIEVTFDLDANGILHVSAKDLGTGKEQSIRITASSGLTEEEIERMKKDAELHAEEDKKRRALVEAKNNADSLIHMTQKSLGELGDKVDAETKANVEREIENLKKTLEGDDIDAIKKGTDALTQASHKLAELMYAQASQNQGAAGGGAAGAGAAGGAAGAAGAAGAASGGGSDDDDVVDADFEEVK, from the coding sequence ATGGGAAAAATAATAGGAATTGACCTGGGAACAACCAACTCGTGTGTTGCCGTTATGGAGGGCGGAGAGCCCAAGGTTATCGAGAACAGCGAAGGAAATCGGACAACACCGTCGGTGGTTGCCTTTACAGATAGTGGAGAACGGTTGGTAGGACAGGTGGCCAAGCGTCAGGCTGTCACCAATCCTGCTCGGACACTGTTTGCCATCAAGCGGCTCATTGGCCGCAAGTACAGTGATCCGGAGGTGCAGAAATCCATCGAGATCAGTCCGTTCAAGATCGTGGAGGCCGCCAACGGTGACGCCGCGGTCGAGGTAGACGGCAAGGTGTTCAGTCCGGCAGAGATTTCGGCCATGATTCTTGGCAAGCTGAAAAAGGATGCCGAGGAGTATTTCGGCGAACCGGTAACCGAGGCGGTTATCACGGTTCCGGCCTATTTCAACGACTCCCAGCGGCAGGCCACCAAGGATGCAGGCAAAATCGCCGGCCTTGATGTCAAACGGATCATCAACGAGCCCACGGCCGCATCCTTGGCTTACGGTCTGGACAAGAAAGGCGAAGAAAAGATTGCGGTCTTCGATCTGGGTGGTGGAACGTTCGACGTGTCCATCCTCGAGATCGGTGATGGCGTGTTCGAGGTAAAATCCACCAACGGCGACACCTTCCTTGGTGGTGAAGACTTTGACATGCGCATCGTCAACTGGCTCGCCGATGAGTTCAAGCGGGATCAGGGTGTTGACCTGCGCAACGACAACATGGCCCTGCAGCGGCTCAAGGAAGAGGCGGAAAAGGCCAAGAAAGAACTGTCCACGGCCATGGAGACCGATATCAACCTGCCCTTTATCACCGCAGACGCCACTGGGCCAAAGCATCTGAACATGAAGCTGACCCGGGCCAAGCTGGAGAGTCTGGTTGAGGACCTGATCGACCGGACCGAAGGCCCCTGCCGTACAGCGCTGCAGGATGCCGGTCTGAGCGCGTCTGATATTGATGAGGTCATCCTTGTCGGTGGTATGACCCGGATGCCGAAGGTGCAGGAAAAGGTCAAGGAAATCTTTGGCAAGGAGCCGCACAAGGGTGTTAACCCGGATGAAGTGGTTGCCATCGGTGCCGCCATTCAGGCCGGAGTACTCAAGGGCGATGTCAAGGACGTCCTCCTGCTCGACGTAACCCCGCTGTCGCTGGGTATCGAGACCATGGGTGGCGTCATGACCAAGCTCATCGAGAAGAACACCACCGTGCCGACCAAGAAGAGTCAGATCTTCTCCACCGCGGCCGACAACCAGCCTGCGGTATCCATCCATGTGCTCCAGGGTGAGCGCGAGATGGCGGCAGACAACAAGACCATCGGCCGCTTCGAGCTGACCGATATCCCGCCGGCACCGCGCGGGGTACCTCAGATCGAGGTAACCTTTGACCTGGATGCCAACGGTATCCTCCACGTGTCGGCCAAGGATCTTGGTACCGGCAAGGAGCAGTCCATCCGGATTACCGCTTCCTCCGGTCTGACCGAGGAGGAGATCGAGCGGATGAAGAAGGACGCCGAGCTCCATGCCGAGGAGGACAAGAAGCGCCGTGCCCTGGTCGAGGCCAAGAACAATGCCGACTCGCTGATCCACATGACCCAGAAGAGCCTGGGTGAACTCGGCGACAAGGTGGACGCCGAGACCAAGGCCAACGTGGAGCGTGAGATAGAAAACCTGAAGAAGACCCTTGAAGGCGACGATATCGATGCCATCAAGAAGGGCACCGATGCCCTGACCCAGGCTTCCCATAAGCTGGCCGAGCTGATGTACGCCCAGGCCTCCCAGAATCAGGGAGCAGCTGGTGGCGGTGCAGCCGGCGCGGGCGCAGCCGGAGGAGCTGCAGGCGCTGCCGGCGCTGCCGGCGCAGCGTCCGGAGGCGGCAGCGATGACGATGATGTCGTGGACGCCGACTTCGAAGAAGTGAAGTAA